TCCTGACCGTCGCCAATGCGAACCTGCTCGTCGCGCACGGCAACCCCGCGCAGATCGACGCGTTCGCGCGCCCGGAACTGGAAGGGCGTTTTCTCGGCACGATGTGCCTGTCCGAGCCGCAAGCCGGCTCGTCGCTGTCCGACATCGCGACGCGCGCGGATTTCGAGGGCGATTCGCCGCTCGGCCCGCGCTACCGGCTGACTGGCAACAAGATGTGGATTTCCGGCGGCGAACACGAGCTGGCGGAGAACATCGTCCACCTCGTGCTCGCGAAGATTCCCGACGAACACGGCCGGCTGCAGCCCGGCACGCGCGGCATCTCGCTGTTCATCGTGCCCAAGTACCTGCTGGGCACCGACGGCCGCGCGCAGGGCGAACACAACGACGTCGTGCTCGCCGGGCTGAACCACAAGATGGGCTATCGCGGCACGACCAACTGCCTGCTGAACTTCGGCGAAGGCACGCGCTATCGCCCCGAAGGGCGGGCGGGCGCGATCGGTTATCTGGTCGGCCAGCCGAACCACGGCCTCGCGTACATGTTCCACATGATGAACGAGGCGCGCATCGGTGTCGGCGCGGGCGCGGTGGCGCTCGGCTATACCGGTTATCTGCACGCGCTCGACTATGCGCGCAACCGGCCGCAGGGGCGTCCGCTCGGGCCGGCGGGCAAGGATGCGGCCGCGCCGCAGGCGCCGATCGTCGAACATCCGGACGTGCGGCGCATGCTGCTCGCGCAGAAGGCCTATGTCGAAGGCGGTCTCGCGCTGATCCTGTACTGCGCGAAGCTGGTCGACGAAGCCCGCGCGCATGACGACGAGGCGGTGCGCGCGCAGGCCACGCGCCTGCTCGACATCCTCACGCCGATTGCGAAAAGCTGGCCGTCGCAGTGGTGTCTCGCCGCGAACGACCTCGCGATCCAGGTGCACGGCGGCTACGGCTACACGCGCGACTACGCGGTCGAGCGGCTCTACCGCGACAACCGGTTGAATCCGATTCACGAAGGCACGCACGGGATCCAGGCGCTCGACCTGCTGGGCCGCAAGGCCGTGCAGGACGACGGTGCGCTGCTGCGTGCGCTCGACGCACGGATCGACGCGACGGTCGAACGGGCGCGGGCGCTGGATGGCGGCACGCGCGAGCAGGCCGATGCGCTGGCACGGCGCTGGACACGACTGCGCGACGTCACGCAGCAATTGAGCGCGATCGGCGATCCGCAGACGCGGCTGGCGAACGCGAGCGTCTATCTCGAAGCGTTCGGCCATCTCGTCGTTGCATGGCTGTGGCTCGACGTGACGCTTGCGGCGTACGGGCACGGCGACGATTTCCACGACGGCAAACGTGCGGCGGCCCGGTATTTTTTCACTTGGGAGTTGCCGAAGGTGGATGCGCAGCTCGACCTGCTGTCGAGCGTCGACACGACGACGCTCGACATGCGCGACGCGTGGTTCTGAACGTTACGTCACCGACATCCCGGAATGCGGACGATATCGCGGGTGCCGGCTTTGCCGGCCATCGCGTGCGCGTCGCGAACCGGCCGGGCGGGGGCATCCCGCCGACCGTACCGATGCGCGGCCGCGCCGCGCAAGGAGAGAGAAGCGCATGAAAGCCCTGTTGTGTAACGCATTCGGCCCGATCGACAGTTTGCGTATCGACGACGTCGCGATTCCCGAACCGGCTGCCGGCCAGGTGCGGATCCAGGTGAAGGCGGCGTCGCTCAATTTCCCCGACGCGCTGATCGTCCAGGGGTTGTATCAGGTGAAGCCGGCGCTGCCATTCTCGCCGGGCGCCGAGTTCGCCGGCGTGATCGACGCGGTCGGCGAGGGCGTGACCGCGTGGCGGCCCGGCGACGCCGTGGTTGCGTTTACCGGGCACGGCGGGTTCGCGGAGCAGTGCGTGGCCGACGTGCACCAGATCGCCGCGCTGCCGCCCGGAATGTCGTTCGAGCAGGGCGCGTCGCTCGTGCTCGCTTACGGCACGTCGCTGCACGCGTTGCAGCAGCGCGCGCGGTTGCAGGCGGGCGAGACGCTGCTCGTGCTGGGTGCGGCGGGCGGGGTCGGTGTCGCCGCGATCGAGATCGCGAAGGCGCTCGGCGCGCGTGTGATCGCGGCGGCGTCGAGCGCGGACAAGCTCGCACTGTGCCGTGAGGCGGGCGCCGACGAGACGATCGACTATGCGACCGAAGACCTGCGCCGCCGCGTCGACGAACTGACCGGCGGGCGCGGTGCCGATGTCGTCTACGATCCGGTCGGCGGCGCGTACAGCGAACCGGCACTGCGCGCGACGGCGTGGCGCGGCCGGTTCCTCGTGGTCGGTTTCGCGGCCGGCGAGATTCCGAAGCTCGCGCTGAACCTCGCGCTGCTCAAGGAGCGCGACATTCTCGGCGTGTTCTGGGGCGACGCGGTGCGCCGCGACCCGGCGCAGCATGTCGCGAACATGCGGCTGCTCGCCGAATGGTTCGCGGCCGGCAAGGTGCGACCGGCGATCACCGAGCGCGTGCCGCTGGCCGGCGCGGCCGATGCGATCGCGCGGATGGCGAACCGGCAGGTAAAGGGCAAGGTCGTGATCCTGCCGGGCGCGTGATCGTGGCCCGGCGCACGGCGGCGCGAGGCGCGCCGCGTGCGCCGTTGCGACGCCGGTGTGGCCGTGCCGGCGGCCGCTATGCGACCCGGTTCAGCTCCTCGAAGCCCGCAACGAGCGCGTCGAGCAGATGGCGCACCGCGGGTACCATTCCGCGTCGCGTCGGGAAGATCGCGTGGACGAGCGCCGTCGGTGCCGACAGCGCGGGCAGCAGGTGGAGCAGCCGGCCGGCCTGAAGGTCGGCGCTGACCAGCTCTCGCGGCAATTCGGCCACGCCGATTCCGTCGAGCGCGGCAAGCCGCAGGCTTGCGAGATCGTCGGTCGCCAGTCGTGGCCGATGTGAGAACGAGAGGGGGCGCCCGTCGGCGTCCGTCAGGTTCCACACGAACCGGTCGCCGTTGCTGGCCGTCGACACTGTCGGCCAGTCCTTCAGGCTGTCGATCGACCCGGGCGCCGGAAAGCGCGAGGCCAGCGCCGGGCTCGCCACGAGAATCCGGTACGACAGCCCGAGCTGCCGAACCGCAAGATCGGTGTTCTCCAGCGGCGGCACTCGCACACGGATCGCGAAATCCAGCCCTTCCTCGACTACGTCGACCCGCCGGTTGGTCGCATCGAGTCGCACCTGCACCTGCGGATTGCGCTCGATATAGCGCGCGACGATCGCGGCAACACCCGAACTCAGCAAACCGACCGGGCAACTGATGCGCACGGTGCCCTGCGGCTGCGTGCGCGTGCGGTCCACGATGTCCTTCGCGGCTTGGGATTCGGCGACCAGCGCGACGCAATGCTGATGGAACTGCCGCCCGGTTTCCGTCAGCGACAGGCTGCGGCTCGTGCGATTGAGCAGCCGCACGCCGAGTTCCTCCTCGAGCGCGCGGATGCGCCGGCTGAGCTTCGACGTTTGCGCGCCGAGGCTGCGGGCGGCGGCCGTGAAGCTGCCGTGTTCAACCACTTCCGCGAACAGCCGGAGATCGTTCAGGTCGGCAATGGGGTTCATGGCGGCGGCTCCGTTCGGCCAGATCGTTCTATTGGGAGCAATGATACGTTGTCATTCAGGAGATATGCGATCGATCTTTGCGAAATTAGCATTCATCCCATGTTCGGTGCCGTGCAGAAACCGGCAAGGCACCGCCAGGCAACCGCCCGTCGTTCGGGCAGCAGGAAAAGGAGTCGGACATGTTGACGCATCGGCGTTGGGCATCGCTGGATACGGCGAATCACGGCTGGCTGCGCGCGAAGTACCACTTTGCGGTGACGGCCGACGGCACACCCGAGCATGCGCCGCTGGGACCGCTGATCGTGTGGAACGACGACGAGATCGCCGTCGGCAGCGGGTTCCCGATGCACGGGCACCGCGACGTGGAAATCATCACGTACGTGCGGCAGGGCGTGCTCGGTCATCGCGACACGCTCGGGTCGGAGGGCACGATCGACGCGGGCGACGTGCAGGTCATGAGCGCAGGCACGGGCATCCGGCATGCGGAGTTCAACCGGGGTGATACGCCGCTCAAGCTCTACCAGATCTGGCTGCTGCCCCGTGCAAACGGCGGCGTGCCCGGATGGGGCACGAAGCAGTTTCCGAGGGGCGAACGGTCCGGGCGTTTCGTCGTGCTGGCGAGCGGCTATGCCGGCGACGAAGGCGCGTTGCCGATCCGTGCCGATGCACGCGTGCTCGGCGCCACGTTGAAGGCGGGCGAGCAGGTCAGGCAGGCATTGGGTGCCACGCGCCGCGCCTATCTCGTCGCGGCTTCGGGGCGCATCGAAGTGAACGGAGAACGCGTGGGGCCGCTCGACGGCGTCGCGATCACGAACGAAGCCGCGCTCGACATCGTCGCGGTTGAAGATTCCGAGCTGGTGATGGTGGACGCCGGCTGAATGCCTTTATTTATCAGTCCACCGAATCATTTCATTTCAGGAGTACATCATGGATCGTTACAAGTATCTTCCGCTGCTCGGCCGCATTCTGATCGGCGCGCCGTTTCTGATGAGCGGCTTGAGCAAGCTGGCCGCACACGCGACCACTGTCGGTTACATCGCCTCCGTCGGCCTGCCGGCGCCATCGCTCGCCTTCTTGGTCGCGGTGCTCGTCGAGGCGGGCGGTGGGGTGCTGCTGATGTCGGGTTACCGGGCGCGCCCCGTGGCGCTGGCGATGGCGTTGTTCAGCCTCGTAACCGCCGTGTTCTTCCACCACAACTTTGCCGACCAGAACCAGATGATTCACTTCCTGAAGAACGTGATGATGGCCGGCGGACTGCTGCAGATCGCGTACTTCGGCGCGGGCGCGTTCAGCCTCGATGCGCGGAACGCACGCACCGCGCTGCGTATCGCCCCGGCGGCGTGAGCCGGAGCGGCCGGTGCGCGCCATCGACGCGCACCGATCGCGCGCAGCGCGAACACGCTGTCCGGTCGAACGCCGGCAGCTCCGCGCAGCAGGCACGAACCCGGTTCAATCCTTCGGCAGGCGCAGCGTGTCGAGCGCGTCCTGCGAAAACTCGACCCAGAACCGCTCGTTCGCGATACCGGCCTGCAGTACCAGATGCTGCAGGCGTTTCGCACGCGAGTCGGTGCCTTCAGGAAAATCGCGTGCCTCGATCTTCAGATAAAGGTCGAGCTTTTCCTGGTGAAGCGCAATGCGCCGCCGGATTTCGTCCTCGAGGCCGGACGGCCCGAGCACCGCTTCCGCGCGCAGGCGCACCATCAACGCTTCGCGCAGCGGCGTCGGATCTTCCTGTTCGGCGATCCAGCGGCGCAGCTCCTTCTTGCCGGCCGGCAGGATCCGGTACGCGCGCTTGCGGCCGCGCCCCGATTCGGCGGGCAGCGATTCGATCCAGCCGGCTTCCTCGATGCGCCCCAGCTCGCGATAGATCTGCTGATGCGTCGCCTGCCAGAAATAGCCGATCGAACGATCGAAGCGGTCGGCGAGCTCGGATCCCGAACCGGGACGTTCGGCAAGCGCGGTGAGGAGTGCGTGAGGCAGGGACATGTCGGATCGGAGGAGGCCGCGGAATGAATCGCATCTTGCCATATCGGGGCCACAGTACAAGCCAATGATCATGTTTATGCAACATGTTGCATAAAGCGGGGCGGTGGACTACTATCTGTGCAACTTGTTGCACAAAAATTGGAGACCCCCGATGACACCCCGTTACCCGCATTTGACGACCCCGCTCGAGCTCGGCTTCACGTCGCTCAGGAACCGCGTGTTGATGGGGTCGATGCATGTCGGCCTCGAGGAAGCGCCGAACGGCTTCGAGCGGATGGCGGCGTTCTATGCGGAGCGTGCGCGAGGCGAGGCCGGCCTGATCGTCACGGGCGGATTCGCGCCGAACGAACGCGGCCGTCCGGCGCCGGGCGGCGCGATGCTGACGACCGAGGCGGAAGCCGAACGCCATCGCGTCGTGACGCGTGCGGTGCATGCCGAGGGCGGCAAGATCGCGCTGCAGATCCTGCATTTCGGGCGCTACGCGTATCACCCGGCGCTGGCGGCGCCCAGCGCACTGAAGGCGCCGATCAACCCGTTCACGCCGCATGCGTTGAGCAGCGACGAAGTCGACGAGACGATCGCCGACTTCGTGCGTTGCGCGGCGCTCGCGCAGCATGCGGGCTACGACGGCGTCGAGATCATGGGGTCCGAAGGCTACCTGATCAACGAATTCATCGCCGCGCGCACCAATCATCGCGACGACGCGTGGGGCGGCGCGTACGAGAACCGCATCCGCTTCGCGGTCGAGATCGTACGGCGCGTGCGCGAGCGCGTCGGCTCGCACTTCATCGTCATCTACCGGCTGTCGATGCTCGATCTCGTCGAAGGCGGCTCGACGCTCGACGAGGTGATCCGTCTCGCGCAGGCGATCGAGGCGGCCGGCGCGACGATCCTCAATACCGGCATCGGCTGGCACGAGGCGCGCATTCCAACGATCGCGACCAAGGTGCCGCGCGCCGCGTATGCGTGGGTGACGCGGCAGCTGATGGGCAAGGTCGGCATCCCGCTCGTCGCGACCAACCGGATCAATACGCCGGAAGTGGCCGAGCAACTGCTCGCCGACGGCTATTGCGACATGGTGTCGATGGCGCGGCCGTTCCTCGCCGATGCCGAGTTCGTCCGCAAGGCGCGGGAAGGGCGCGCGGACGAAATCAACACGTGCATCGGCTGCAACCAGGCGTGCCTCGACCATACGTTCAGCGGCAGGATCACGTCCTGTCTCGTGAATCCGCGCGCCTGCCACGAAACCGAACTCGTGATCCGCCCTGCGCAGCAGCGCAAGCGGATTGCCGTGGTCGGCGCCGGGCCGGCGGGCCTCGGCTTCGCGGTCACGGCGGCCGAACGCGGTCACGCGGTGACGCTGTACGAAGCCGGTGCCGAGATCGGCGGCCAGTTCAATATCGCGAAGAAGGTACCCGGCAAGGAAGAGTTCAACGAAACGCTGCGCTATTTCCGCCGGCAGATCGAACTACGCGGCGTGACGCTGCACGTCAACACGCGTGCGACCGCCGAGATGCTGCTGCAGGGCGAATTCGACGAAGTGGTGATCGCAACGGGCATCGTGCCGCGCACGCCGCCGATCGACGGCGTCGGCCATCCGAAGGCGCTCGGCTATCTCGACGTGCTGCGCGACGACAAGGCCGTGGGCCGCAACGTGGCGATCGTCGGCGCCGGCGGCATCGGCTTCGACGTCGCGGAATATCTCGTGCATCGCGGCGACGGCGAGCGGGTCGACGCGGACCGGTTCTTCGCCGAGTGGGGCGTCGACCGGACGTATGCGAATGCCGGCGGTCTCGGTCACGCACGACCCGAACCGGCGGCGCGGCACGTGCATCTGCTGCAACGCAAGGCGTCGAAGGTCGGCGACGGGCTCGGCAAGACCACCGGCTGGATTCATCGCACCGGTCTGAAGGCGCGCGGCGTCGGGATGTCGTCGGCGGTCACGTACCGGCGCATCGACGACGAAGGATTGCACGTGACGATCGACGGCGTCGAACAGACACTGCCGGTGGACAACGTGATCATCTGCGCGGGGCAGGAGCCGTTGCGCGAGCTGGCCGTGCAACTTGAGGCGGCCGGATGCAAGGTTCACGTGATCGGCGGTGCGTACGAGGCCGCCGAGCTCGATGCGAAGCGTGCGATTCACCAGGGCACGACGCTGGCCGCGACGCTTTGAGGCCGATTCGTTTTCTTTTCGTTCGACGATTCAGGAGTCCACGATGATGAATGCACCGACGCATGTCCCTCCCGCTGTCGCGAAGTCGCTCGACGCGTGGCACGGGATGATCGAAAACAAGGACTTCGGCGAGCTGGAGTCGATCGTCCACCCCGATGCCGTGTTCCGTTCGCCGATGGCGTTCAAGCCGTATGGGCCCGCGCCTGCGCTGTTGCTGGCGTTGCGCACGGTGATCACGATCCTCCAGGATTTCACGTATCACCGCCAGTTCGTCACCGACGACGGCAAGAGCGTGGTGCTGGAATTCAGCGCGGCCGTCGACGACAAGGCACTGAAAGGAATCGACATGATTCGTTTCGACGACGACGGACGGATCGTCGAGTTCGAGGTCATGATCCGGCCGTTCAATGCGCTGCAGGCGCTCGGCGCGGAAATGGGCGCGCGGCTCGGGCAGCAGTTGCCGACGTTCAAGATCGGCGGCTGAGCGGGGCGGTGGCGGTGCGGTCAGCGCGCGAGTTGCGCGTGCGCGAGCTGGCCAAGGCGCCGGACGCCGTCCTCGATCCGTTCGTTCCACACGTGGCCCGCGCTCAGGCGCAGGCAATGCCGAAAGCGCCGTCCGGCGGAGAACACGTCGCCCGGCGCGAAGCAGATGCCGTGTTCGAGCGCGGCGTCGAACAGCGCGCGTGAATCGAAACGCTTCGGCAGTTCGAGCCAGAGCACGAAGCCGCCGGTCGGCCGGCTCACTTTCGTGCCGGACGGAAAGCTTGCCTCGATCGTGCGTGTCATCCGCGCGAGGTTGTCTTCGAACAGCCGGCGGATGCGGCGCAAATGCGCATCGTACGCGCCGCTCGCGAGGAAATCGGCCAGCGCGACCTGAAGCAGCACGGGGCCGCACAGGCTGAGCGCGAGCTTGCGCTCCATCACCTGCTGCGTGCGCGCTCCCGCGACGATCCAGCCGATCCGGTATCCCGGTGCGAGGCTCTTCGAGAACGAACTGCAGTAGATCGTATTGGCGCCACCGTCGAGTGCGATGAACGGCTTCGGCCGGTCGCGATCGAAGTGGATGTCGCCGTAGACATCGTCCTCGATCAGCTGCACGCGATGTTTCGCGAGCAATGCAAGGAGCGCACGTTTGTCGTTTTCGGTCATCGTCGAGCCGAGCGGATTGCCGAAGCTCGACGACAGCACGCAGGCCGCGACCGGCTCCGATTCGAGCCGTTGCGCAAGCAGGCCGACATCGACCCCGCGCAGCGGGTCGGTCGGCAACTCCAGCGCCTTCAGTCCCAATGCCTCCAGCGTATGAAGCAGGCCGAAGTAGGTCGGCGATTCCACCGCGATCGTGTCGCCGCGCGTCGCGACGGTGTTCAGCGCGAGCGTCAGCGCTTCGGTGCAGCCATTCGTGACGAGGATGTCGTCGGCGGACAGCGGATGCCCGAAGCGCATCGCCCGCCGCGCGATTTCGCGGCGCAGTGCCGGCTCGCCGTAAGGCGGGCAGTAGACGTTGTAGCGCGTGCCGTGCTGGCGTGCCGCACGGGCGAGGGCGAGGTCGAGCCGTTTCGACTGCAGCAGCGCCGGATCGGGTACCGCGCACCCGAGCGGCACGAGTGCCGAATTGGCCGCATGTTCGAGCAACGTGGCGACCGCGCCGCTGATCGACACCGTCGACGCTTTCGCGCGCGAGCGCGACGCTGTCGGCAACGCGAGCGTCCCGCCGCGTGCGGCCGCGACATAGAAGCCGGACTGCGGGCGCGATACGAGCACGCCGCGATCTTCGAGCAGACGGTATGCCTGCAACGCGGTCGAGACGCTGATGCGCTGCTGTTCGCTGACCGCGCGCACGGACGGCAGTCGCGTGCCGGGTGCGAGCGTACCGTTCTCGATCATGCCGACGATGAGATCGGCGAGTTGACTGTAGCGAAAGGACGGCTGCGTTTCCATGGAGCACGCGCGGTAGGGGAGTGCCCGATTATCGACCGTGCGTCCCGATCGCGCCAGTCCGAATTGTGTCGGTCCAATCGTCCAAAAATTGTGGCTGTTATGGTCTTTGCGCGAGCGCTACGATGGCGCTGTTCCAATCCGTCGATCGACCCATGCGAGGCACGCACATGCAGGCAGGACAGACGCAATCCGGCGAGTGGCGCGGACGATTTCCGTACAACGAAATCATCTCGCTGCTCGAAGTGAACCGTACCTTCAACCTGGCGGAGAGCACGTCACAAGATCTGACGGTCGGCGAACTGCTGGATCTGGCCGGCCTGGACACGGTTCGCGACCTGACGCTCGGCTACAGCCGGTCGGCCGGCGCGGCGGTGCTGCGCGACGCGATCGCCGATACCTGCAACGTGCCGGCCGCGCAGATCGTGACGACGCAAGGCACCGCGCTCGGGCTGTTTCTGCTGGCCTACGAAGTGTGTCGGCCGGGCGATGAAGCCGTGCTGGCGACCCCGTGTTTCCCGCCGAGCCGCGACTGCGTGGTCGGCGCTGGCGCGACCGTGCGGGAAGTACGGCTGTCGTTCGAGCACGGCTATCGGCTGGACCTCGCGCAATTCGATGCGAGCCTGTCGTCGAAGACGCGGCTGGTCAGCATCGCGTCCCCGCAGAATCCGGGCGGCGTGCAAGCCTCGCGCGCGGAGATCGATGCGTTGCTGGCGTTGATGGCGCAACGGTGCCCGGACGCGATACTGTTCATCGACGAGACCTACCGCGAGGCGACCTATGGCGATGCGGCCGTGGCGGCCAGTTTCGCGGCGGTCGATCCGCGCATCGTCACGGGTTCGTCGGTGTCGAAGGCGCTGGGTGCACCCGGTCTGCGGACCGGCTGGCTCACGGTACCCGATGCGGGGCTGCTGGCGCGCCTCGTCGTCGCGAAGCTGAACACGGTGATCTCGGGTTCGGTACTCGACGAGACGCTGGCCGCGACCGTGCTGCGCCACCGCGAGCACGTGCTCGCGCCCCGGCGCCGGCTGCTGGCTGGCGCGCTCGATATCGTGTCGGGCTGGTGCGAGCGTGAACGGGCGCGGGTCGAGTGGGTACGGCCCGATGCGGGCGCACTGTGCTGCGTGCGGTTGCGTCAGGATGCGTTCGACGAGCGGGCCGTGTCGCGTTTCTGGCAGCGCTTGCCGGATCACGACGTGCAACTCGCGGCGGGCACGTGGTTCGGAGAAAGCAGCCGCGTGTTCAGGCTCGGGTTCGGCTATCTTCCGCTGGAGCGCCTGCCGGTTGCATTGAAGGCACTGTCGCAGGCGATGGATGCAGCGGCCGCATGAACGGGGCGCCCGGCGCACGGGCGCGGCGAACATCATTGAACGTCAGGAGTGACACCATGAAAGTCAGGATTGCGTACCTCGAGGAACCGCCGTTCTACTGGACGGCTGATGACGGTGCCGTAACCGGTGCGGATATCGAGTTGGCCGAGGTGGTGCTGCGCGCGGCCGGTGTGACGCAGATCGAATATGTGCCGACGACGTTCGACGCGCTGCTGCCGGGCGTGCAGGCCGGGCGCTGGGACATGAACGTGCCGATCTTCGTGACGGCCGAACGTGCGCAACATGTGACGTTCAGCGTGCCGGTCTGGGCGATTGGCGACGGATTCGTTCTACAGGCCGGCAACCCGAAGCGGCTGGCGAGCTATGCGGATGTCGCGGCACGTGGCGATGCGCGGCTGGCATGCGTGACCGACCAGGTGCAGATCGATTCGGCCAGGGCGGCCGGTGTGAGCGACGGCCAGATCGTCATCTTCAAGGATCAGCCGGACGCAGTGGCTGCATTGCTGGCCGGGCAGGTCGACGCGTTTGCGAGTACAGCAATCGGGAGCCGTGCGCTCGCCGACACGGACGAGCGGCTGGAGGCCGTTTCGCACGCGCGTGGCGCGGGGGCGGCGGTGCCCGTTGGCGGCTTTTCGTTCAGCCAGACCAACGTTGCGCTCGTGCAGGCCGTGAACGCACAACTGCGCGCGTATCTCGGCTCGGCCGATCATCGCGAGCGGATGGCGAAGTACGGCTTCGCACGGACGGAAATCGACGGCGTCGTGGCGAACGGCGGCGCGACGTCGTAAGGCCTGATGCCGCACACGGTGTCGACCGCCAGCACGGCCGGCACCGTGCGCGGATCACCCGGCTGCCGCCCGCGCCAGCCGCTCGACGAACCAGTCGCACACGAACGCGGTGCGCTCGGACGCGTGGTTGTAGATCGTATGTTCGCCGTCGGGCCAGACCTTCAGCGTCGCATCATCGGACGTCGCCGCATCGAGAAACGGCTGCTGGTCGTCGAGCTGGATC
The DNA window shown above is from Burkholderia cepacia and carries:
- a CDS encoding acyl-CoA dehydrogenase, with translation MSLLMSRRDLAFLLYDWLDAEALVALPRFAEHSRETFDAVLDTSERIAEDLFAPHAARGDREEPQFDGERVTLIPEVEPAVRAFADAGLIAAGHDEALGGMRLPKLVEAASFLFFQAANIATAAYPFLTVANANLLVAHGNPAQIDAFARPELEGRFLGTMCLSEPQAGSSLSDIATRADFEGDSPLGPRYRLTGNKMWISGGEHELAENIVHLVLAKIPDEHGRLQPGTRGISLFIVPKYLLGTDGRAQGEHNDVVLAGLNHKMGYRGTTNCLLNFGEGTRYRPEGRAGAIGYLVGQPNHGLAYMFHMMNEARIGVGAGAVALGYTGYLHALDYARNRPQGRPLGPAGKDAAAPQAPIVEHPDVRRMLLAQKAYVEGGLALILYCAKLVDEARAHDDEAVRAQATRLLDILTPIAKSWPSQWCLAANDLAIQVHGGYGYTRDYAVERLYRDNRLNPIHEGTHGIQALDLLGRKAVQDDGALLRALDARIDATVERARALDGGTREQADALARRWTRLRDVTQQLSAIGDPQTRLANASVYLEAFGHLVVAWLWLDVTLAAYGHGDDFHDGKRAAARYFFTWELPKVDAQLDLLSSVDTTTLDMRDAWF
- a CDS encoding NADPH:quinone oxidoreductase family protein, producing the protein MKALLCNAFGPIDSLRIDDVAIPEPAAGQVRIQVKAASLNFPDALIVQGLYQVKPALPFSPGAEFAGVIDAVGEGVTAWRPGDAVVAFTGHGGFAEQCVADVHQIAALPPGMSFEQGASLVLAYGTSLHALQQRARLQAGETLLVLGAAGGVGVAAIEIAKALGARVIAAASSADKLALCREAGADETIDYATEDLRRRVDELTGGRGADVVYDPVGGAYSEPALRATAWRGRFLVVGFAAGEIPKLALNLALLKERDILGVFWGDAVRRDPAQHVANMRLLAEWFAAGKVRPAITERVPLAGAADAIARMANRQVKGKVVILPGA
- a CDS encoding LysR substrate-binding domain-containing protein translates to MNPIADLNDLRLFAEVVEHGSFTAAARSLGAQTSKLSRRIRALEEELGVRLLNRTSRSLSLTETGRQFHQHCVALVAESQAAKDIVDRTRTQPQGTVRISCPVGLLSSGVAAIVARYIERNPQVQVRLDATNRRVDVVEEGLDFAIRVRVPPLENTDLAVRQLGLSYRILVASPALASRFPAPGSIDSLKDWPTVSTASNGDRFVWNLTDADGRPLSFSHRPRLATDDLASLRLAALDGIGVAELPRELVSADLQAGRLLHLLPALSAPTALVHAIFPTRRGMVPAVRHLLDALVAGFEELNRVA
- a CDS encoding pirin family protein encodes the protein MLTHRRWASLDTANHGWLRAKYHFAVTADGTPEHAPLGPLIVWNDDEIAVGSGFPMHGHRDVEIITYVRQGVLGHRDTLGSEGTIDAGDVQVMSAGTGIRHAEFNRGDTPLKLYQIWLLPRANGGVPGWGTKQFPRGERSGRFVVLASGYAGDEGALPIRADARVLGATLKAGEQVRQALGATRRAYLVAASGRIEVNGERVGPLDGVAITNEAALDIVAVEDSELVMVDAG
- a CDS encoding DoxX family protein, whose protein sequence is MDRYKYLPLLGRILIGAPFLMSGLSKLAAHATTVGYIASVGLPAPSLAFLVAVLVEAGGGVLLMSGYRARPVALAMALFSLVTAVFFHHNFADQNQMIHFLKNVMMAGGLLQIAYFGAGAFSLDARNARTALRIAPAA
- a CDS encoding PadR family transcriptional regulator — its product is MSLPHALLTALAERPGSGSELADRFDRSIGYFWQATHQQIYRELGRIEEAGWIESLPAESGRGRKRAYRILPAGKKELRRWIAEQEDPTPLREALMVRLRAEAVLGPSGLEDEIRRRIALHQEKLDLYLKIEARDFPEGTDSRAKRLQHLVLQAGIANERFWVEFSQDALDTLRLPKD
- a CDS encoding NADPH-dependent 2,4-dienoyl-CoA reductase encodes the protein MTPRYPHLTTPLELGFTSLRNRVLMGSMHVGLEEAPNGFERMAAFYAERARGEAGLIVTGGFAPNERGRPAPGGAMLTTEAEAERHRVVTRAVHAEGGKIALQILHFGRYAYHPALAAPSALKAPINPFTPHALSSDEVDETIADFVRCAALAQHAGYDGVEIMGSEGYLINEFIAARTNHRDDAWGGAYENRIRFAVEIVRRVRERVGSHFIVIYRLSMLDLVEGGSTLDEVIRLAQAIEAAGATILNTGIGWHEARIPTIATKVPRAAYAWVTRQLMGKVGIPLVATNRINTPEVAEQLLADGYCDMVSMARPFLADAEFVRKAREGRADEINTCIGCNQACLDHTFSGRITSCLVNPRACHETELVIRPAQQRKRIAVVGAGPAGLGFAVTAAERGHAVTLYEAGAEIGGQFNIAKKVPGKEEFNETLRYFRRQIELRGVTLHVNTRATAEMLLQGEFDEVVIATGIVPRTPPIDGVGHPKALGYLDVLRDDKAVGRNVAIVGAGGIGFDVAEYLVHRGDGERVDADRFFAEWGVDRTYANAGGLGHARPEPAARHVHLLQRKASKVGDGLGKTTGWIHRTGLKARGVGMSSAVTYRRIDDEGLHVTIDGVEQTLPVDNVIICAGQEPLRELAVQLEAAGCKVHVIGGAYEAAELDAKRAIHQGTTLAATL
- a CDS encoding nuclear transport factor 2 family protein, giving the protein MMNAPTHVPPAVAKSLDAWHGMIENKDFGELESIVHPDAVFRSPMAFKPYGPAPALLLALRTVITILQDFTYHRQFVTDDGKSVVLEFSAAVDDKALKGIDMIRFDDDGRIVEFEVMIRPFNALQALGAEMGARLGQQLPTFKIGG
- a CDS encoding PLP-dependent aminotransferase family protein, yielding METQPSFRYSQLADLIVGMIENGTLAPGTRLPSVRAVSEQQRISVSTALQAYRLLEDRGVLVSRPQSGFYVAAARGGTLALPTASRSRAKASTVSISGAVATLLEHAANSALVPLGCAVPDPALLQSKRLDLALARAARQHGTRYNVYCPPYGEPALRREIARRAMRFGHPLSADDILVTNGCTEALTLALNTVATRGDTIAVESPTYFGLLHTLEALGLKALELPTDPLRGVDVGLLAQRLESEPVAACVLSSSFGNPLGSTMTENDKRALLALLAKHRVQLIEDDVYGDIHFDRDRPKPFIALDGGANTIYCSSFSKSLAPGYRIGWIVAGARTQQVMERKLALSLCGPVLLQVALADFLASGAYDAHLRRIRRLFEDNLARMTRTIEASFPSGTKVSRPTGGFVLWLELPKRFDSRALFDAALEHGICFAPGDVFSAGRRFRHCLRLSAGHVWNERIEDGVRRLGQLAHAQLAR